The genomic region CGATCCACATCAGGCGAAGGCACTGCAAGCCACGCGGGAAAACGTGAAACGACTGCCCGGAGTGCCACTGCCAAAAGGTCTGTCGATAACAGATAGTATTACGGAGGCGGCGCAGAATCAGACCCTGTTATTGGCCGTTCCGATGCAGAGGCTTCGGTCTTTGCTGAACGACCATTGCGACATTCTGGCCGCAAAAACTCTGGTTGCCTGCTGTAAGGGTATTGAGCTGAACACAGGGCTTGGCCCCATTGCGGTCCTGCGCCAAGCGCTACCCAACGCGCAGCCCGCGCTGCTGACCGGCCCCAGTTTTGCCGCCGACATTGCCCGGGGGTTGCCAACCGCACTGACCCTTGCCTGCCAGGATGCGCGGCTCGGCAAACACTTGCAGCAACAGCTGACAACGAAGAACTTGCGGCTGTATCGAACCACCGACACTATTGGTGCCGAGCAGGGTGGTGCATTGAAAAATGTGATGGCAATTGCCTGCGGAGCGGTGATCGGAGCCGGGCTTGGGGACAGTGCGCGGGCGGCCTTGATGACCCGTGGCTATGCTGAAATGCAGCGCATGGCCTTGGCCTGCGGCGCCCGGCCTGAAACTCTGGCTGGGCTATCCGGGTTTGGCGATCTGACACTAACCTGCAGCTCGGATCTGTCGCGCAACTATCAGCTTGGCCTAGCGATTGGCCGTGGCGAATCCTTTGATCCGACAATAACGGTCGAAGGCGCCGCCACCGCACGGGCCGCCACCGCAAAAGCCGATGAAATGAAAATCGACATGCCAATCACCCAAACAGTAACCAATTTGGTTGGACAGCGCTTGACGATTGCCGATGCAGTGGCTCAATTACTGGCAAGACCATTAAAAGAGGAATAAAATGCTAATTGCTTTGATTGCCCGCGACAAACCCGGCGCCCTGCAGACCCGGTTAGACAATCGCGCAGCCCATCTTGCCTATATCGAAGACACCGGTGCCGTTGCCCAGGCCGGCCCACTGCTGGATCAAGAAGGCAACATGGTTGGCTCGCTTGTCATTCTGGACGTCGAAGACATGGCCGTGGGACAGGCCTGGGCCGACAACGACCCCTATGCCAAGGCCGGATTGTTCGAAACCGTCGATCTGATCACCTGGAAAAAGGTCATCGGCTGATGGCGTATTGGCTGTTCAAATCCGAACCCTCGACCTGGGGCTGGGATGACCAGATTGCCAAGGGCGACAAAGGTGAAGAATGGGATGGCGTGCGCAATTATCAGGCCCGCAACTTTATGCGGCAGATGAAAATCGGCGACCGCGGTTTCTTTTACCATTCTCAAAAGGAAAAATCGGTTGTCGGCATTGTCGAGGTCTGCGCCGAGTCGCATCCGGACAGCACCATTGAGGATGCGCGCTGGGACTGCGTGGATATCAAAGCCCTGCGCGGATTTTCGCAGCCGGTGACGCTGGATCAGATCAAGGCCGATCCACGGCTTGAAGACATGGTTCTGGTTCGGAATTCACGGCTATCGGTGCAACCGGTAACCGAGGCGGAATGGCGGACGATCTGTGCTCTGGGGAATACAGAGGCGGACTGATCTGGCTGGCAGATGTGGTCGACGCAAACATCAGGTCGGTTGGAGATATGTGAAAAAGGGAAGGTCCGATTGCTCAGGACCTTCCCTCTCACCCCGCGTGCTCCCAAGCCACCACACGCGTATGAAAATTTCTGGTTCCTGGCCATCCTGACCGTAATATCTTGATAGACCAGATCAGGTGCTTGCCGCAATCTAATAGCCCGGACAATACCGTTAAAATGCAATACGACCGCCACGAGGGCAGGCGCAGTTTGTTGATAAGAAACGGAAAATCAACCGTAGATTGATCCCTGCTATCAGTTCTGATCCCTCTGCCAAACCGAGCTTCTTCATCAGAAAACTCCCAGTCAGACCAAGCCTGCAGACATAGGATTGTTAAACAAAGGGAATAGCCTAAGTGGGGTCCCCACCGTAGTTTTCCCCAAGGTCAGCATCAATGTCGCCAACACTGGCTTGCTTCCTTCAATGGCATGCGCTCTTTTCACCCATTGAGTGCAAAGCATAAAATCCGTCAAGTCGGAGAGCCAATCAAAGAAAGGGACAGGGATGACTTCATATCTAAAGACGATGCCCAATAGTGAGGGATTTTTTGGGGAATATGGTGGTGCGCAACTGCCTCCGCCACTGGAACCACATTTCACGGAAATCCGTGAAGCCTATGAAAAGATTTCAAAATCTTCCGACTTCATTCGCGACCTGCGCTACATTCGGAAACATTTTCAGGGTCGCCCCACTCCGGTCAGCCACCTTAAGAACCTGTCAGATCTGGCTGGGGGTGCGCAGATTTATGCCAAGCGTGAAGACCTGAACCACACCGGCGCGCATAAGCTCAATCACTGCATGGGCGAAGGTCTTCTGGCCAAATTCATGGGCAAGAAGAAGCTGATGGCAGAAACCGGCGCAGGTCAGCACGGCGTTGCCCTGGCCACAGCAGCCGCCTATTTCGGCATGGAATGCGAGATCCACATGGGCGAGATCGACATCGCCAAGGAAGCGCCAAACGTCACCCGGATGAAGCTATTGGGCGCCAAGGTGGTTCCCGTCGGCTTTGGCGGGCGCTCTCTCAAAGAGGCCGTCGACAGCTGCTTTGAAAGCTATATGTCGCAGGCTGATGACGCCTTGTTTGCCATTGGTTCAGTTGTGGGCCCGCATCCATTTCCAATGATTGTCCGCGACTTTCAGCATGTTATCGGCGTCGAGGCCCGTGAACAGTTTTTGGATATGACCGGAGAACTGCCCGACATTGTAGCCGCCTGCGTAGGCGGCGGATCTAATGCAATGGGCATTTTTTCAGGCTTCATTGATGACGAGGATGTGGCGCTATATGGCGTAGAGCCAATGGGCACCTCATCAAAACTGGGTGAACATGCGGCGACCATCGCCTTTGGTGAAGATGGTGACATACACGGGTTCCGCACCATGGTTCTGAAAGACGCCAATGGCGATCCGGCACCGGTGCACACCGTGGCGTCGGGTTTGGATTACCCTGGTATAGGCCCCGAACATGCGCATCTCTATCGTACCGGCAAGGCCAACTACACCTCTGCCAATGACAAGGAAGCCTTGGATGCCTTCTTTGCCCTGTCGCGTCACGAAGGCATTATTCCCGCGCTAGAGAGCGCCCATGCAATCGCTTTTGCCATGCGCGTAGCCCCAAAGAATCCGGGTAAGTCGATCCTGATCAACCTGTCTGGCCGCGGTGACAAGGACATTGATTACGTCACTGAAACCTTCGGCTTTGGCGACGACAGCTGAACCCATCAAGGTCTTGAATAACAAAACAGCCGGTCAAAAAATTGACCGGCTGTTTCTATTTGTGCGCTGCCTTTACGGCATTCCAAGGGGGTAGCCCTTAGTAGCGGTAATGCTCTGGCTTGAACGGGCCGTCGGCGGAAACGCCGATGTAAGAGGCCTGCTCATTGCTCAGCTTGCTCAGCTTGACGCCGATCCGGTCCAGATGCAGACGGGCAACTTTCTCGTCCAGATGCTTGGGCAGGATATACACGTCGTTGTTATAGTCATCACCCTTGGTCCACAGCTCAATCTGCGCCAGAACCTGGTTGGTGAACGAGGCTGACATCACAAAGGATGGGTGGCCAGTGGCGTTACCAAGGTTCAGCAGACGACCTTCGGACAGTAGGATCAGACGTGCGCCCGAGGGCATTTCGATCATGTCGACCTGGTCTTTGATGTTGGTCCACTTGTGGTTCTTCAGGTTAGCGACCTGAATTTCGTTATCAAAGTGACCGATGTTGCCAACAATCGCCATGTCCTTCATCTCGCGCATGTGCTCGATACGGATCACGTCTTTGTTGCCGGTGGTGGTGATAAAGATGTCGGCGCTAGAGACAACGTCTTCCAGCAGCACAACTTCAAAACCGTCCATTGCGGCCTGCAGGGCGCAGATCGGGTCAACTTCGGTGACTTTCACCCGCGCACCAGCACCGCTCAACGAAGCGGCCGAGCCTTTGCCAACGTCGCCGTAACCACAAACCACGGCAACCTTTCCGGCCATCATGGTGTCGGTGGCGCGGCGAATACCGTCAACCAGCGATTCCTTACAGCCGTATTTGTTGTCGAACTTCGACTTGGTGACGCTGTCGTTCACGTTAATCGCAGGGAATGGCAATTGGCCCAATTTCACCAGTTCATACAGGCGGTGCACACCGGTAGTGGTTTCCTCGGATACACCCTGGATCGCGTCACGCTGCTTGGTGAACCAACCGGGGCTGGACGCCATGCGCTTTTTGATCTGGGCAAAGATGGCTTCTTCTTCTTCCGAAGTCGGCACGTCCAGAAGGCCAGTTTCGCCTGCTTCAACACGCGCACCCAACAGGATGTACAGCGTCGCGTCGCCGCCATCATCGAGGATCAGGTTGCAGGGACCGTCTGTGAATTGGAAGATTTGGTCCTGATAGTCCCAATGCTCAACCAGGGTCTGGCCTTTGACCGCATAGACCGGAATGCCGGCGGCAGCGATTACCGCTGCTGCGTGGTCTTGGGTCGAAAAGATATTGCACGACGCCCAACGCACTTCGGCACCCAGCGCGACCAGCGTTTCAATCAGAACGGCAGTCTGAACAGTCATATGCAGAGAACCGGCAATGCGTGCGCCTGTCAGCGGCTTGCTGTCACCGTATTCGGTGCGCAAGGCCATCAGGCCCGGCATTTCGGTTTCGGCAATGTCCAGTTCCTTGCGGCCAAATTCGGCCAGCGCGATATCCTTGACAAAATAATCTCCGGCCATCGTCGTCTCCAATCCGGTTTCTGATAAGTCAGGGAGGCCCTAACATTGCATTGGTTGACAAGCAACGAAGATGCCCGGATTGAATTTCGGATTTTAAGTCTTGGCGAATTAACTGGCCGAGCCTTTTGGCTTTTTAATCGGGCCGATGTCAAAGTAGTCGGTCCCAACGGCTACGATACAACTGATGCCGTTTGCCTGGGTCATCAGCACCGTAAAGGTCCCGGTTTTTTCCGAGGACCAAATTTCAACCACAGAGTTTTTGGACGGGGCTGTTTGCAGTCCACCTGCGGTCAATTGTTCGGAATATAGGCTTTCCAATTGGTGGATCACATCACCGCGCGCTCCACAGGTGGCGGAAAACGCAGGCGGCGCAGTGGCAGCCATTCCGAAAATGATCGAAACCCCTAACAATCGCTTGAACATGACATGCTCCTTTCGATTCAGGTTCAGCATCCAAAAGGGTCTCCCAGGGCAAGCCTGGTCTCCCTTTCGTGTATATAAGATTAGTGTTTTTGCGGTGTTTTTCAAAACACGAGGCTTCAAAAGCTTGTTTCCGAATGGTGATATTGATGTAAAAACGGGATGTATCTCGATAAAACCGGACCTATGACTGTCCAAAAAAGGAAGCTCAACATGGCCACTCCCCCACGTGCCTGGCAACGGATGCTGTCTGGCCGACGGCTGGACCTTCTGGACCCCACTCCGGTTGATATCGAGATCGACGATATCGCCCATGGGCTGGCATTTGTGGCGCGCTGGAATGGTCAGACCAAGGGCGATTTTGCCTATTCTGTGGCCGAGCATTCCCTGCTTGTTGAAACCCTCTACGGTCGCATCAACCCCAAGGCACCCGCAAAATGGCGGTTGGCGGCGTTGCTGCATGATGCGCCGGAATATGTGATCGGAGACATGATCTCGCCGGTCAAAGCGGCCATTGGCCCGTCCTACGGAGAGCTGGACACCCGCCTGACCGCCGCCATTCACCTTAGATTTGGACTGCCCGCAGCCCTGCCTGTCACAGTAAAGAAACAGATCAAAAAGGCCGACCGCATCAGCGCCTGGATGGAGGCGGTGCAGATCGCTGGCTTTTCGGTGCAAGAAGCCAACAAGCTGTTTGGCAGGCCCAGTGCAGATCTGATTGGCGACCTCGAAATCCAGTTGAGACCGCCCGTCGAGGTGCGCCATTCATATGTTGCACGCTATCACGAACTTTTGGCAGCGCTCTGAATTCGGCCCTAGTTAGAGCCTATTTTGGGCTGCGTTTTGCCAAAATTCGCTGCAATGTCCGGCGATGCATGCTCAACCGTCGCGCGGTTTCCGAGACATTGCGGTCACAGAGTTCATACACCCTTTGGATGTGTTCCCAACGTACCCGGTCAGCGCTCATTGGGTTCTCTGGCGGCGGCGGTAGCGTGTCCGGCTGCGCCAGCAATGCATTTGTGACATCGGTAGCATCGGCTGGTTTGCTCAAATAGTCAGTGGCGCCAATTTTCACCGCCGCCACAGCCGTGGCGATGGCACCGTAGCCGGTCAGCACAACCACCCGACAATCTGGCCGTTTCTCGCGCAGCACCTCGACCACATCCAGCCCGTTGCCGTCTTCAAGCCGCAAATCCACAACCGCATAGGCCGGCGGGCGCGCCGTAGCGACAGCCCGTCCCGCCGCTACAGATCCGGCGGTCTCTACCTCAAACCCACGTTTTTCCATGGCCTTCGCCAGGCGTCGCAAAAATGGTTCGTCGTCATCAACCAGCAGCAACGTCTTGTCAGGTCCAATTTCCTGCGGAGCAGTTTCGGCCATGCTTAGTCCTTTGTGCCAGTATGAGGTGCCCATGAAGCAAGAATATTACCGGGCGGGTGAGAAACGTCAAACAGCTACATCTGGTCCAGAAAACAGCCGATCTTGTCGGCCATCTCTTCGGGCTCCACATCGCGGCGGAAAAACTCGACAAAACCCTGCTCGGGCAGCACCAGGTATGAAAAGGTCGAATGGTCGACAAGATAATATTCATCGTCCGCCGGTTGCGCCTTGAAATAGGTCTTATAGGCCCGGCTGGCCGCTTTCACCTGATCCATTGACCCCGTCAGGCCAATCATCCGCTCATGAAGGTTTTCGGCGAATTCCCCCACGATCTCGGGAGTGTCTCGCCTTGGGTCGATTGAAATGAACACCGGAGTCACGCTTTGCCCCCGCTCCGTCAACACATCGATTGCCTCGGCATTGCGGGCGGTGTCCATCGGACAAACATCAGGACAGAAAGTATAGCCAAAATAGATCAGCGATGGTTCGGTGATCACATCTTTGTCAGTGACGGTCTCGCCTTTGGCGTTCACCAACTCAAAGGGTCCACCAATCTGCGCCGACCCACCGGCAATCTGGCTACTGCGACACTGCGCGAACGGATCAGCCCCTTGTCCGCCCTGCGTCATAACCCAGGCACCACCGACAAGGGCGGCCACAGAAACAGAGGCGAGAATGGCATATAGACGGTTCATGAGATCACACCTTGAGTGATAAGAGATATGTTGATCGTTGCTGGTGTCAGATCTATCAATAATCACAGCCAATGCAACCGGAGCCGAACAACGTGACCGAGTCAAATATTGGCCTGATGAGCGGGCAAGAGCGCAGCCACTGGATCCGCTTGCGCACGTTGATTCTTCTGCGCTGGGTCGCCATCGGAGGCCAGATCTCGGCGATTGCCGTTGCCCAGGGTCTATATGACCTGCAGCTAAACCTGGGCCTGTGCTATTTTGCGATCGGTGTTTCTGTGGTCGGAAATCTGGTGGCAATGTTCATCTTTCCCAAGAACAAACGCCTGTCAGAGTTCGAGAATTTTTTGACCGTACAGTTTGACCTGCTGCAACTGTCCTTTCTGCTGTATCTCACCGGCGGCTTGAACAACCCGTTTGCCTTGCTGGTGCTGGGCCCGGTCACCATCTCGGCCAATATGATGCGGCTGCGATCAACGCTGATCATCGGCGGCACCGCTATCATGCTGGTGACCCTGATGGCCGAATTTCACGTACCTCTGCGCACCGCCCAGGGTTTTATTCTGCGCATTCCAGACGTCTTTGTCTTTGGCAACTGGACCGCCATTATCATCGCCGTTCTGTTTTTGGGGGCCTACTCCTACAAGATCAGCTCGGAAATGCGGTCGATGTCTGATGCTCTGGCCGCCACGCAGCTGGCCCTTTCGCGTGAACAGAAGCTGACCGACCTGGGCGGCGTGATCGCGGCTGCCGCGCATGAATTGGGCACCCCGCTGGCCACCATTAAACTGGCCAGCGCTGAATTGATCGAGGAATTGGAAGATCACCCCGATCTCCGTGCCGACGCCACCTTGATTCGCGAGCAGGCCGATCGCTGCCGCGACATCCTTCGGGATATGGGGCGGGCCGGCAAGGACGACCTGCATCTGCGTCAGGCACCCATTTCCACGGTGATTCTTGAGGCCGCCGAACCGCATATGCATCGCGGAAAATTCATTCATTTTGAGGAAGGCCCGGCCGAAGGTGGCAGTTTTCAGCAGCCAACGATCCTGCGAAAACCAGAAATTATTCATGGGCTGCGCAACCTCGTGCAGAATGCGGTGGATTTTTCCCGCGCCAATGTCTGGGTCGAATCGAGTTGGACCGACACGGCCATAACGCTGCGCATATATGATGACGGCGCCGGCTACCCCTCGCAGATGCTGGGGCGGATTGGCGATCCCTTTGTGCGTCAGGGCCGTATCGACAGTGACCGCAAAACGCGCCCCGAATATGAAGGCATGGGGCTGGGGCTGTTTATTGCCAAAACGTTACTGGAACGCACCGGGGCAAGTTTGCGCTTTGCCAACGGCAGCGATCCCTCCCAAACCATTAGCCTTCATCCCGACCGACCGGGCGCTATTGTCGAAGTGTACTGGCCCCGACAAAAGATAGATGCGATAGAGGGCGAAAATGCGGTTCCTTTGGGTCAAAATCAACCGATCGAAATTTAACTATTCATCTTTAGGCAACCAGTTAAACATCAATTAACTATTATTGAGGCAAGATAGGGTTAACAACTGATCAACTAGGCAGGACAACATGCAGAACATCGTCTCAATCGAATGGCTTGTTTTGGCAACTCTATGTGCAGCTACTGCTGCAGTTGCGGTCTGGTGGCTCTCTCCGACCTCTGGCCAAAGGGGGATGGAACAGGATCTGCTCTCCGGTGATAGCCGGACAGATGCGGTGTTCCTGTTTGATGATGCCAACCTGATCGGCTGGTCGACTGGCGCCCGCAAGATTATTGGCGACAAGGCTGAAGGCTTCAGCTGGACCACCCTGCGGGATCAACTGGCGCGCAGCTATCCAGGTCTGCCTCAATCACCGGGCTTTTTAAAAGATGTCGGGCCACTCATCCTGTCCGGAACAGCGACTGCCGAATCCCACGAAGCGCATTGTGAATGGATCGACGGCATTACCCGTGTTCAACTGCGCCGCAATACCTCTGAAGCCAGGGATAAGACCCTTGACCAGGAATTGACCACGCTGCGTGCGGCGGTGCATCAGGCACCCTATCCGGTCTGGCTGCAATCCGAAGAAGCCGAGGTCACGTGGTCCAACTTGGCTTATGACAATCTCAGCCAGAAATTGCGTGGACGCAACGTCGATTTTGCCGATCCACTGTTTGCCGACCTGTCCGAACCGATGGCCAGCGGCAAGGCCGAGCGGATCTCTATCCCGCTGCCCGATACCAATAAAAAACTGTGGTACAATATCTCAACCACCGAGACCGAGGCGGGTTGGCTCTGTCATGCGGTGGACATCAACGCGGTGGTCGACGCCGAAGTTGCCCAGCGGAATTTTGTGCAAACACTGGCAAAAACCTTTGCCCAGCTGTCTATCGGCCTGGCAATCTTTGACCGCAATCGCCAGCTGGTGCTGTTTAACCCGGTGTTGATCGACCTAACCGCCCTGCCCGCAAATTTCCTCAGCTCACGGCCAAATCTGCTCAGCTTTTTCGACCGTCTTCGCGATCAGCGGATGATGCCAGAGCCGAAGAATTACACCAGCTGGCGCCACCAGATGGCGGACCTTCTCGAGGCTGCCGCAGAGGGCCGCTATCAGGAAACATGGTCGTTGCCATCGGGTTCAGTCTATTCGGTCAGCGGCCGGCCGCACCCTGATGGCGCCGTCGCCTTCCTGTTCGAAGACATTACCGCAGAAATCACCCTGACACGTCAGTTCCGCTCGGAACTGGAAATGGGCCAGTCCATCATGGATCAAATGGAGGAGGCCATTGCCGTGTTTGCAAATGACGGCACCATGACCTTCTCGAACAAGGCCTACCGCGATTTGTGGCGGATGGACCCCGAGGCCAGCTTTGCCAAGGTCTCCGTGGTTGACGCATGCCGTGTCTGGCAGGATATGTGCGCCGCAACCCCGACCTGGGGGGAGTTGCGTGATTTTGTAAACGGCCACGAGAACCGCGAGCAATGGTGGACCCATGTCCAGTTGCGCAGTGGCAAGCCGCTGATTTGCAAAGTTTCTTCTGTGCAAAATGGAGCGACAATGGTGACCTTCCGTGCGCCAGGCCCCTCTGTTGCGCCGAAAGAACAAGAGCGTTTTCGGATCACCCAGCAAGACGGCTAAAACTGCAAACCAGCTTGCAGCGCCTAGCCTGCGGGGCCATTGTGCAGCATGACACTTTGCCACGCGACCCGCTCCCTTTCCTCTCCGCAGGAAACTGCCGATCTGGCCACTCGCATCGCCGCGGCTCTTCGCCCCGGCGATTGCCTTTTGTTAGAAGGCCCTATTGGTGCCGGCAAAACCCATTTTGCCCGACAGCTGATCCAGTCCTTGTTACCCATTTTCGAAGACGTACCATCGCCAACCTTCACTCTGGTGCAGACCTATGATGTGCCCACGGGCGAGTTGTGGCACGCGGACCTATACCGGCTGTCGTCATTGGATGAAGTCGAGGAACTGGGCCTGATCGAGGCCTTTGACACCGCGATCTGCCTGATCGAATGGCCCGACCGACTGGCCGAACTGACCCCGCCACACGCGTTGCACCTGCGGTTTGCGCTGGACATTGATCATGCGGATACCCGTCACCTGACCTTCACCTGGAGTGATGAGAAATGGCACCTCTTACTGGACCGGATAGCCAATGACTGACCGAAACGATCTGGCCGCCGCCTTTCTGGCAACAACCGCCTGGGCCAATGGCAGCCGGAGGGATCTGGCGGGTGATGCCTCGAATCGCCGATATGAGCGGGTGTCTGCCCCGGTCACAGGGCTGCCCGCAGTCCTTATGGATGCCCCCCCCGGCAAGGCTGAGGATGTCGCTGCCTTTGTGCATATTACCAATCACTTGCGTGACGTTGGTTTAAGCGCACCTGAAATACTGGCGGCAGACATCGATCATGGGTTTTTACTGATCGAAGATCTCGGTGACGACCTTTATGCCCGCATCCTGTTGCGCCAGCCCGCGCTTGAAACGCCTCTGTATCAGGCCGCCACTGATGTCTTGGTAAAGCTGCACTCCGCAGCCATGCCGGATCTGGATATCATGAGCCCGCGGGTGATGGCACAATTGGATGAAATTGCATTCACCCATTACCGCGACGGGATACTCGGCGCCCAAGACCCCGATTTGGCAGCCCTATTTGTCGATCAGTTCGAAGATATTCTGCACCACAGCGCCAAGGATGATCCCGTTCTGGTGCAACGGGATTATCATGCCGAGAACTTATTATGGCTACCGGATCGCGACGGCATTGCCCGGGTTGGGCTGCTGGACTACCAGGCAGCTCTGGCTGGTCATCGCGCCTATGACCTGATGTCACTGCTCCAGGATGCCCGCCGCGATGTTCCGATCCACATCGAGCAGCAGATGATTGACCGCTATATCGCCAAAACCGGCGTCGATGGCACAAAATTTCGCACCGCCTATACGGTGCTGGGCCTGCAACGAAACCTGCGCATTCTTGGTGTGTTTGCCCGTCTGTCGCAGGACTATGGCAAGCCGCAATATGTGGATTTGATCCCCCGGGTTTGGGCCCAGATGATCCGCGGGTTGGATCACCCGGCACTGGCCCCTGTGGCCGGGATGATCCGCAACAATCTGCCACCGCCGACACCTGAAAACCTGGACAGGCTGAGACCGTGATGCAAACCCACCCCTCGTCCGTGATGCTGTTTGCGGCCGGCTTTGGCACCCGAATGAAGGCCCTGACCCGGGACTGTCCCAAACCGATGATCAAGGTAGCGGGCCGGCCGCTGATTGATTATGCGCTGGATCTGGCCCGCGAGATTGCACCGGATCACATCGTGGCCAATCTGTTTTACAAGCCCGAACAGCTAAAGGCACATCTGGCACCACTGGGGGTGCTGCTGAGCCATGAAACCCCGGACATTCTGGATACCGGTGGAGGTCTGCGTCATGCCTTGCCGCTATTGGGGGATGCGCCGGTTTTCACCATGAACACGGATGTGATCTGGTCCGGCCCCAACCCACTGAAACTGGCACGCGACGCCTGGGACCCGGATCAAATGGATGCGCTGCTGGTTTGCGTCCCGCTGGCCCGCGCGAGGGGGCGTATCGGGGCCGGCGATTTCACCGCTGACAGCCATGGCCGCATCAGCCGCGGTGGCGATCTGGTCTATGGTGGCGTGCAGATCGTGAAAACCACCGGATTGCTCAAAATCAACAAGACCGTCTTTTCTCTCAATGAACTTTGGAATCAAATGCATGATGCGAGCCGTCTATTTGCCCTGCAATACCCAGGTCACTGGTGTGATGTTGGCTATCCCGAAGGCATTGAAGTGGCCGAAGATTTGTTGAAGTCACATGATGTTTGAACCGTCACCCACCCCCCGCATCTTTGCCCTGCCCTGCGGCACCGATTTTCCCCGCGCCCTTGTCAACGGGTTGACCCAACGCAGCCACGGGCAGCCCCCCGAAGCGCTGGCAAAGGTAGAGCTGATCGTCAACACCCAACGCATGGAACGTCGCATCCGCGGGTTGTTCGATGCCGGCCCGAACCTGCTGCTCCCCCATATATCGCTGCTCAGCGACCTGTCAAAACGCGCAACTCTGCACGGATTGCCCGCTGCCCTGCCGGTGCTGCGACGGCGGCTTGAACTGTCACAACTGGTCGCCAAACTGCTGGACGCAGAGCCCAGCCTGGCAGCAAGATCATCGCTGTATGACCTGTCAGACAGTCTGGCGGCATTGTTTGACGAAATGCAGGGCGAGGGTGTCACCACCGATACCATCCGGGGCCTCGACGTCTCGGATATGTCTGACCACTGGGCGCGGGCGCAGAAATTCATTGGCATTGCCGACGAATTCACCAACACCCACAGCGGTGCGATGGACGTTCAGGCGCGCCAGCGAAAGGTGGTGTTGGACCTGATTGACAGCTGGCAGGAAACCCCGCCGCAACATCCGGTTGTTCTGGCTGGTTCAACCGGCTCACGCGGCACCACCCTTCTCCTGATGCAGGCCATCGCCCGCCTGCCGCAG from Parasedimentitalea psychrophila harbors:
- a CDS encoding aminoglycoside phosphotransferase family protein; its protein translation is MTDRNDLAAAFLATTAWANGSRRDLAGDASNRRYERVSAPVTGLPAVLMDAPPGKAEDVAAFVHITNHLRDVGLSAPEILAADIDHGFLLIEDLGDDLYARILLRQPALETPLYQAATDVLVKLHSAAMPDLDIMSPRVMAQLDEIAFTHYRDGILGAQDPDLAALFVDQFEDILHHSAKDDPVLVQRDYHAENLLWLPDRDGIARVGLLDYQAALAGHRAYDLMSLLQDARRDVPIHIEQQMIDRYIAKTGVDGTKFRTAYTVLGLQRNLRILGVFARLSQDYGKPQYVDLIPRVWAQMIRGLDHPALAPVAGMIRNNLPPPTPENLDRLRP
- the regB gene encoding sensor histidine kinase RegB, with product MQPEPNNVTESNIGLMSGQERSHWIRLRTLILLRWVAIGGQISAIAVAQGLYDLQLNLGLCYFAIGVSVVGNLVAMFIFPKNKRLSEFENFLTVQFDLLQLSFLLYLTGGLNNPFALLVLGPVTISANMMRLRSTLIIGGTAIMLVTLMAEFHVPLRTAQGFILRIPDVFVFGNWTAIIIAVLFLGAYSYKISSEMRSMSDALAATQLALSREQKLTDLGGVIAAAAHELGTPLATIKLASAELIEELEDHPDLRADATLIREQADRCRDILRDMGRAGKDDLHLRQAPISTVILEAAEPHMHRGKFIHFEEGPAEGGSFQQPTILRKPEIIHGLRNLVQNAVDFSRANVWVESSWTDTAITLRIYDDGAGYPSQMLGRIGDPFVRQGRIDSDRKTRPEYEGMGLGLFIAKTLLERTGASLRFANGSDPSQTISLHPDRPGAIVEVYWPRQKIDAIEGENAVPLGQNQPIEI
- a CDS encoding nucleotidyltransferase family protein — protein: MQTHPSSVMLFAAGFGTRMKALTRDCPKPMIKVAGRPLIDYALDLAREIAPDHIVANLFYKPEQLKAHLAPLGVLLSHETPDILDTGGGLRHALPLLGDAPVFTMNTDVIWSGPNPLKLARDAWDPDQMDALLVCVPLARARGRIGAGDFTADSHGRISRGGDLVYGGVQIVKTTGLLKINKTVFSLNELWNQMHDASRLFALQYPGHWCDVGYPEGIEVAEDLLKSHDV
- the tsaE gene encoding tRNA (adenosine(37)-N6)-threonylcarbamoyltransferase complex ATPase subunit type 1 TsaE, with the translated sequence MTLCHATRSLSSPQETADLATRIAAALRPGDCLLLEGPIGAGKTHFARQLIQSLLPIFEDVPSPTFTLVQTYDVPTGELWHADLYRLSSLDEVEELGLIEAFDTAICLIEWPDRLAELTPPHALHLRFALDIDHADTRHLTFTWSDEKWHLLLDRIAND
- a CDS encoding PAS-domain containing protein, coding for MQNIVSIEWLVLATLCAATAAVAVWWLSPTSGQRGMEQDLLSGDSRTDAVFLFDDANLIGWSTGARKIIGDKAEGFSWTTLRDQLARSYPGLPQSPGFLKDVGPLILSGTATAESHEAHCEWIDGITRVQLRRNTSEARDKTLDQELTTLRAAVHQAPYPVWLQSEEAEVTWSNLAYDNLSQKLRGRNVDFADPLFADLSEPMASGKAERISIPLPDTNKKLWYNISTTETEAGWLCHAVDINAVVDAEVAQRNFVQTLAKTFAQLSIGLAIFDRNRQLVLFNPVLIDLTALPANFLSSRPNLLSFFDRLRDQRMMPEPKNYTSWRHQMADLLEAAAEGRYQETWSLPSGSVYSVSGRPHPDGAVAFLFEDITAEITLTRQFRSELEMGQSIMDQMEEAIAVFANDGTMTFSNKAYRDLWRMDPEASFAKVSVVDACRVWQDMCAATPTWGELRDFVNGHENREQWWTHVQLRSGKPLICKVSSVQNGATMVTFRAPGPSVAPKEQERFRITQQDG